The following are from one region of the Platichthys flesus chromosome 2, fPlaFle2.1, whole genome shotgun sequence genome:
- the pfkmb gene encoding phosphofructokinase, muscle b: MSCSSDPAVGAASFKSGTMAQPAPVHPTKMGEGRAIAVLTSGGDAQGMNAAVRATVRVGLYTGAKVYFVHEGYQGLVDGGDNIRLATWESVSMMLQLGGTVIGSARCQDFRTKEGRTKAACNLVKLGITNLCVIGGDGSLTGANQFRTEWSEMLANLVKAGKITAKEAKCSSHLNIVGMVGSIDNDFCGTDMTIGTDSALHRIIEIVDAITTTAQSHQRTFILEVMGRHCGYLALVTALACGADWVFIPEMPPDDGWEEHLCRRLTEQRGRGSRLNVIIVAEGAMDRSGEPITCELVKQLVSKNLGFDTRTTILGHVQRGGTPSAFDRILASRMGVEAVMALLEATPDTPACVVSLSGNMAVRLPLMECVQVTKDVTVAMSEGRFDDAVKLRGKSFENNWNTYKMLAHLHPPDKKSNINIAILNVGAPCAGMNAAVRSAVRIGLLQGHQMLAVHDSFDGLAHGMIEPIGWAGVGGWTGKGGSNLGTKRSLPHEFMEEISLSITKFNIHALIIIGGFEAFVGGLEMVQAREKYEELCIPLVVVPATVSNNVPGSDFSVGADTALNTITMTCDRIKQSAAGTKRRVFIVETMGGYCGYLATMAGLASGADAAYIYEEPFNIHDLEMNVGHLVEKMKTTVKRGLILRNEKSNANYTTDFIFNLYSEEGKGVFDCRKNVLGHMQQGGTPSPFDRNFATKMGIKSVLWLTDKLKECYRHGRIFANSSDSACVLGMRKRSLVFQPLTELKDDTDFEHRLPKTQWWLKLRPILKILAHYKIDLDTSEKTAMEHVIKKRGLAP; the protein is encoded by the exons atgtcctgcagctctgatcCAGCAGTAGGCGCTG CCAGCTTCAAGTCCGGCACCATGGCACAACCAGCTCCCGTTCACCCCACCAAGATGGGAGAGGGTCGGGCGATTGCCGTGCTGACCTCGGGAGGCGATGCCCAGG GTATGAATGCAGCTGTACGAGCCACAGTTCGAGTTGGACTTTACACTGGAGCAAAGGTTTATTTTGTCCATGAg GGTTACCAGGGTCTGGTGGATGGAGGTGACAATATCCGCCTTGCTACCTGGGAGAGTGTGTCGATGATGCTGCAGCTG GGTGGGACTGTGATTGGTAGTGCCCGCTGCCAGGATTTCCGCACCAAGGAGGGTCGCACCAAGGCTGCCTGCAACTTAGTCAAGCTGGGCATCACCAACCTGTGTGTGATTGGTGGCGATGGCAGTCTGACGGGTGCCAACCAATTCAGAACAGAGTGGAGTGAGATGCTGGCCAATCTGGTCAAAGCCG GTAAGATCACAGCCAAGGAGGCCAAGTGTTCCTCTCACCTCAACATCGTCGGCATGGTGGGCTCCATTGACAATGACTTCTGTGGCACCGACATGACCATCGGCACGGACTCTGCCCTGCATCGCATCATAGAGATAGTGGACGCCATCACCACCACAGCACAGAG TCACCAGAGGACTTTCATCCTGGAGGTGATGGGCAGACACTGTGG TTACCTGGCTTTAGTGACAGCTCTGGCCTGTGGCGCTGACTGGGTGTTCATCCCTGAGATGCCTCCAGATGATGGATGGGAGGAGCATCTCTGCAGGAGACTGACAGAA CAAAGAGGTCGCGGCTCCCGTTTGAACGTCATCATTGTGGCCGAGGGAGCGATGGACCGCAGTGGAGAGCCTATTACCTGTGAGCTTGTCAAACAG CTGGTATCAAAGAATCTAGGCTTCGACACTCGTACGACCATCCTGGGGCACGTACAAAGAGGTGGAACCCCCTCCGCCTTTGACAGGATCTTG GCAAGCAGGATGGGAGTAGAGGCTGTGATGGCTCTGCTGGAGGCCACACCAGACACTCCTGCATGTGTGGTCAGCTTGTCTGGGAACATGGCTGTCAGGCTGCCTCTCATGGAGTGTGTGCAAGTG ACTAAAGACGTCACCGTAGCCATGTCCGAAGGGAGGTTTGACGATGCTGTGAAGCTCAGGGGAAA GAGCTTTGAAAACAACTGGAACACTTACAAAATGTTGGCTCACCTGCACCCCCCAGACAAAAAG AGTAATATCAACATCGCCATCTTGAACGTGGGAGCTCCGTGTGCTGGAATGAACGCTGCCGTCCGTTCAGCTGTCAGGATTGGGCTTCTGCAGGGCCACCAGATGTTGGCAGTGCACGACAGTTTCGATGGCTTGGCTCATGGGATG ATTGAGCCCATTGGTTGGGCTGGAGTGGGAGGATGGACAGGAAAGGGGGGCTCCAATCTGGGAACTAAGAG ATCCCTGCCCCACGAGTTCATGGAGGAGATCAGTCTGAGCATCACGAAGTTCAACATTCATGCTCTAATCATTATTGGAGGTTTTGAG GCGTTTGTTGGAGGTCTGGAGATGGTGCAGGCTCGAGAGAAGTATGAGGAGCTGTGCATTCCCCTTGTCGTCGTTCCTGCTACTGTCTCCAACAATGTTCCTGGATCTGACTTCAGTGTTGGAGCTGACACTGCCCTCAACACCATAACCATG ACATGTGACAGGATCAAACAATCAGCTGCCGGAACCAAGAGGAGAGTGTTTATAGTTGAGACCATGGGAGGATACTGTGGCTACCTGGCAACCATGGCTGGCCTGGCATCTGGGGCTGACGCTGCCTACATCTATGAGGAGCCTTTCAACATCCATGATCTAGAG ATGAACGTGGGTCATCTGGTGGAGAAGATGAAGACCACGGTGAAGAGAGGACTGATTCTTAG AAATGAGAAAAGCAACGCTAACTACACCACAGATTTTATCTTCAACCTGTACTCAGAGGAGGGCAAGGGTGTGTTTGACTGCAGAAAGAATGTACTCGGGCATatgcagcag ggtGGAACGCCTAGTCCTTTCGACAGAAATTTTGCCACAAAGATGGGCATCAAGTCTGTCCTTTGGTTGACTGACAAGCTGAAAGAATGCTACAGACATG GTCGCATCTTTGCCAACTCTTCAGATTCAGCTTGTGTGCTGGGCATGAGGAAGAGAAGTTTGGTCTTCCAGCCTCTGACAGAGCTTAAAGATGACACTGACTTTGA ACATCGTCTTCCAAAGACACAGTGGTGGTTAAAGCTGAGGCCCATCCTGAAAATTCTGGCCCATTACAAGATCGACCTGGACACCTCTGAGAAGACTGCGATGGAACATGTCATTAAGAAGAGAGGCCTAGCTCCTTAG